A section of the Rhizomicrobium sp. genome encodes:
- the pstB gene encoding phosphate ABC transporter ATP-binding protein PstB, whose product MNAITVATDVKVDIKDLSFYYGSTKALKNVSLPLYDRKVTAFIGPSGCGKSTLLRILNRIYELYPNQRAEGSVVLDGENILGSRIDTNLLRSRVGMVFQKPTPFPMTIYDNVAFGIKLYERMARSELDGRIEDALQRAALWGEVKDKLRESGLSLSGGQQQRLCIARTVATRPEVILLDEPCSALDPISTAKIEELIDELSADYTIVIVTHNMQQASRTSDQTAFMYLGELIEFGPTEKIFTAPDKKQTEQYITGRFG is encoded by the coding sequence ATGAACGCCATTACCGTCGCCACGGACGTCAAGGTCGATATCAAGGATCTGAGCTTCTACTACGGCTCGACCAAGGCCCTGAAGAATGTCTCGCTGCCGCTCTACGACCGCAAGGTCACGGCGTTCATCGGCCCGTCGGGCTGCGGCAAGTCTACGCTGCTGCGCATCCTGAACCGCATCTATGAGCTCTATCCCAACCAGCGCGCCGAAGGCTCGGTCGTGCTCGACGGCGAGAACATCCTGGGAAGCCGGATCGACACCAACCTCTTGCGCAGCCGCGTCGGCATGGTGTTCCAGAAGCCGACGCCGTTCCCGATGACGATCTACGACAACGTCGCGTTCGGCATCAAACTCTATGAGCGCATGGCGCGCTCCGAGCTCGACGGCCGCATCGAGGACGCGCTGCAGCGCGCTGCTTTGTGGGGCGAGGTCAAGGACAAGCTGCGCGAATCGGGACTGTCGCTCTCCGGCGGCCAGCAGCAGCGCCTGTGCATCGCCCGCACCGTGGCGACGCGCCCCGAGGTGATCCTGCTCGACGAGCCGTGCTCGGCGCTCGATCCGATCTCGACCGCGAAGATCGAGGAGCTGATCGACGAGCTCTCCGCCGACTACACGATCGTGATCGTGACCCACAACATGCAGCAGGCGAGCCGCACCTCCGACCAGACTGCGTTCATGTATCTGGGCGAGCTGATCGAGTTCGGTCCGACCGAGAAGATCTTCACCGCGCCCGACAAGAAGCAGACCGAGCAGTACATCACCGGCCGGTTCGGCTGA